The following coding sequences lie in one Listeria ivanovii subsp. londoniensis genomic window:
- the nrdR gene encoding transcriptional regulator NrdR: protein MRCPTCKYNGTRVVDSRPADDGNSIRRRRECEKCGFRFTTFEKVEESPLIVVKKDGAREEFAREKVRRGLIRACEKRPVSAEQIEEIVNEVERELRNIGDSEIASDLIGEKVMNKLANLDEVAYVRFASVYRQFKDISVFVEELKDLMEKNKDR, encoded by the coding sequence GTGAGATGTCCTACTTGTAAATATAATGGTACACGTGTTGTAGACTCAAGACCAGCAGATGATGGTAATTCTATCAGACGTCGACGTGAATGTGAAAAATGCGGATTTCGCTTTACTACGTTTGAAAAGGTAGAGGAAAGTCCTTTAATAGTTGTAAAAAAAGATGGAGCAAGGGAAGAATTTGCTCGGGAAAAAGTTCGTCGTGGTTTGATTAGAGCCTGTGAAAAGCGACCAGTTAGCGCTGAACAAATTGAAGAAATTGTCAATGAAGTGGAGCGTGAACTTAGAAATATTGGTGACAGCGAAATCGCATCGGATTTAATCGGTGAAAAAGTGATGAATAAACTAGCGAATTTGGATGAAGTGGCGTACGTGCGCTTTGCATCGGTTTATCGTCAGTTTAAAGATATTAGTGTTTTTGTAGAAGAGTTAAAAGATTTAATGGAAAAAAATAAAGATAGGTGA
- the thrS gene encoding threonine--tRNA ligase, whose translation MKITFPDGAVKEFESGVSTADIAASISPGLKKKALAGKLNGELLDLVTPIHEDGAIEIVTPDHEDALGILRHSTAHLMAQALKRLYPDVKFGVGPAIDSGFYYDIDTVAVISDESLVEIEKEMQKIVRENVPIEREVVSREEAIKRFKAIGDEYKLELIEAIPADETVTIYTQGEFFDLCRGVHVPSTGKIQVFKLLSVAGAYWRGDSNNKMLQRIYGTAFFDKNGLKEFIQMQKEAKERDHRKLGKELELFTNSIEVGQGLPLWLPKGATIRRVIERYIVDKEERLGYNHVYTPIMANVELYKTSGHWDHYHEDMFPTMKMDNEELVLRPMNCPHHMMIYKNDIHSYRELPIRIAELGLMHRYEMSGALSGLQRVRGMTLNDAHVFVRPDQIKDEFKRVVELILEVYKDFDITDYSFRLSYRDPKNTEKYFDDDAMWDKAQTMLKSAMDEMGMDYFEADGEAAFYGPKLDVQVKTAIGKEETLSTVQLDFLLPERFDLTYIAEDGEKHRPVVIHRGVVSTMERFVAYLIEEYKGAFPTWLAPVQMELIPVNADAHLDYAKGVQDKLQRAGLRVEVDDRNEKLGYKIREAQTKKIPYALVLGDQEMESGTVNVRRYGSKDSETMDLDKFIAQVVAEVSKY comes from the coding sequence ATGAAAATAACATTTCCAGACGGTGCAGTAAAAGAATTTGAGTCGGGAGTATCCACAGCAGATATCGCAGCCTCTATTAGTCCAGGGTTAAAAAAGAAAGCACTAGCAGGTAAACTTAACGGGGAATTACTTGATTTAGTAACACCGATTCATGAAGATGGAGCAATCGAAATTGTTACACCAGATCACGAGGATGCACTAGGTATTTTACGCCATAGTACTGCTCATTTAATGGCCCAAGCACTTAAACGGCTTTATCCAGATGTGAAATTTGGTGTTGGACCAGCGATTGATTCTGGTTTTTATTATGATATTGATACAGTAGCAGTAATTAGTGATGAATCTTTAGTAGAAATTGAAAAAGAGATGCAAAAAATCGTTCGTGAAAATGTGCCCATTGAACGGGAAGTGGTTTCTCGTGAAGAAGCAATTAAACGTTTTAAAGCCATTGGTGATGAATATAAATTAGAACTAATTGAAGCTATTCCAGCTGATGAAACAGTGACAATTTATACTCAAGGTGAATTTTTTGATCTTTGTCGTGGTGTGCATGTACCTTCTACTGGTAAAATCCAAGTATTCAAATTATTAAGCGTAGCCGGTGCATATTGGCGCGGAGATAGCAATAACAAAATGCTTCAACGTATTTATGGTACAGCATTCTTTGACAAAAACGGCTTAAAAGAATTTATCCAAATGCAAAAAGAAGCAAAAGAACGTGATCATCGTAAACTTGGTAAAGAGTTAGAACTATTTACTAATAGTATTGAAGTTGGTCAAGGTTTACCACTTTGGTTACCAAAAGGTGCTACTATTCGTCGCGTTATCGAACGTTATATTGTGGATAAAGAAGAACGTCTTGGTTATAATCATGTATACACTCCGATTATGGCGAATGTCGAGCTGTATAAGACTAGTGGACACTGGGATCATTATCATGAAGATATGTTCCCAACAATGAAAATGGATAATGAAGAACTTGTTTTACGCCCGATGAACTGTCCGCACCATATGATGATTTATAAAAATGATATCCATAGTTACCGCGAGTTACCAATCCGTATTGCGGAACTTGGCTTGATGCATCGTTATGAAATGAGTGGGGCACTTTCAGGACTCCAACGTGTTCGAGGTATGACACTAAATGATGCGCACGTGTTTGTTCGTCCGGATCAAATTAAAGATGAATTTAAACGTGTTGTAGAGCTGATTCTGGAAGTATATAAAGACTTTGACATTACAGATTACTCCTTCCGTTTAAGCTACCGCGATCCGAAAAACACAGAAAAATACTTTGATGATGATGCTATGTGGGATAAAGCGCAAACAATGCTTAAATCAGCTATGGACGAAATGGGCATGGATTATTTTGAAGCAGACGGAGAAGCGGCCTTTTATGGTCCTAAACTAGACGTTCAAGTAAAAACTGCTATTGGAAAAGAAGAAACACTTTCTACAGTACAATTAGACTTCTTACTTCCTGAGCGATTTGATTTAACTTACATCGCTGAAGATGGCGAAAAACATCGCCCAGTGGTAATTCACCGCGGGGTTGTTTCTACAATGGAACGATTCGTAGCTTATTTGATTGAAGAATACAAAGGCGCATTCCCAACTTGGCTTGCTCCAGTACAAATGGAACTTATCCCAGTAAACGCCGATGCACATTTAGACTATGCAAAAGGCGTACAAGATAAATTACAACGTGCTGGACTTCGAGTGGAAGTGGATGATCGCAATGAAAAATTAGGTTACAAAATCCGCGAAGCACAAACAAAGAAAATTCCTTATGCATTAGTTCTTGGTGATCAAGAAATGGAATCGGGGACAGTAAATGTTCGTCGCTACGGTTCCAAAGATTCTGAAACAATGGATTTAGATAAATTCATTGCACAAGTAGTAGCAGAAGTAAGTAAATATTAA
- the dnaI gene encoding primosomal protein DnaI, whose product MDNIERTLGQLFEGRDFEKEYQGLKEQVLHYQPIQEFFREHKEEINEQLINQNLSNLYEFMTQHKKYMEQEVTLMPGYAPKLVLNGEFITVTYYPTKEKIEEDKRRAVEKRIRSLYMPKQVVDASLSDFYTDEESRQLALVEAYQFLNEYPTKNGERVKALYIHGSFGTGKSYLLGAIAKELALKGISTTLVYLPEFMREVKQSISDNTVGEKIQFAKETEVLMLDDIGAESMTAWTRDEVLGAILQFRMQEELPTFFSSNYNMDQLENHLMFAQNGTEEKLKARRIMERVRYLSKEVQLEGKNRRF is encoded by the coding sequence ATGGATAACATCGAAAGAACATTAGGACAGCTTTTTGAAGGTCGCGATTTTGAAAAAGAATACCAAGGATTAAAGGAGCAAGTACTTCATTATCAGCCGATTCAAGAATTTTTCAGAGAGCATAAAGAAGAAATCAACGAACAATTAATAAATCAAAATTTATCTAATTTATATGAATTTATGACGCAGCACAAAAAGTATATGGAGCAAGAAGTTACTTTAATGCCAGGTTATGCACCAAAACTTGTCCTTAACGGAGAATTCATTACTGTCACCTATTACCCAACAAAAGAAAAAATAGAAGAAGATAAACGTCGTGCTGTGGAGAAGCGAATTCGTTCTCTTTATATGCCAAAGCAAGTTGTAGATGCAAGTTTAAGCGATTTTTATACGGATGAAGAATCGCGACAATTAGCGCTTGTTGAAGCATATCAATTTCTAAATGAGTATCCTACTAAAAATGGGGAGCGTGTGAAGGCTCTCTATATTCATGGTAGCTTTGGAACAGGGAAATCCTACTTGCTTGGGGCGATTGCGAAAGAACTTGCTTTAAAAGGTATTTCAACAACATTGGTTTATTTGCCAGAATTCATGCGTGAAGTGAAACAATCAATTTCTGACAATACGGTGGGCGAAAAAATCCAATTTGCTAAAGAAACAGAAGTGCTGATGTTAGATGATATTGGGGCAGAGTCAATGACTGCATGGACCCGTGATGAAGTACTTGGGGCGATTTTGCAGTTCCGCATGCAAGAAGAATTGCCAACTTTCTTCTCGTCTAATTACAATATGGATCAACTAGAAAACCACTTAATGTTCGCTCAAAACGGCACTGAGGAAAAACTAAAAGCTCGCCGAATCATGGAACGTGTACGCTATTTGTCCAAAGAAGTACAATTAGAAGGAAAAAATCGTCGTTTCTAA
- a CDS encoding replication initiation and membrane attachment family protein, giving the protein MTEFWMELQAVDSYQVKASGILTGADRKIMTMLYQPLMGAECLALYQTLFTEVEENRLWSEAHSHVQLLNMLDISLKALFEARLKLEGLGLLKSYVKTENEQRFYIYEILPPLSPEKFFSDGLLNIYLYSKIGNAQFQRLRRFFSDEAIETSTYSEITRSFQDVFEPFKGGTAAVPDESKQVLADKITPKEIEFDDASFDFNLFLSLLSPSMITREKITKEVRQTILKLHGIYQISEKDMPSYLYRAIDASGEIDIVFLRKIVREGYTIENGAPPKLQMKQEQVTTKDTGEVLNDEEALQVYLESVTPFQLLVDISDGAVPAETDLRVVEEVMNQQNLPVPVMNVLIEYVMLRLDRKLAKNYMMTIAAHWKRKNIKTAKEAMDLAWQEHEKYKRLQEEPATPKNTNYNRNYQKAARKEILPDWFDKESVPPADNKMTDKEKQTLEEQVREIKERLNKR; this is encoded by the coding sequence TTGACGGAATTTTGGATGGAACTACAGGCGGTAGATAGTTATCAAGTGAAAGCAAGTGGAATCTTGACTGGCGCTGACAGAAAAATAATGACGATGTTATATCAACCGCTTATGGGGGCGGAATGTCTTGCTTTATACCAAACACTTTTTACCGAAGTAGAGGAAAACAGGCTTTGGTCAGAAGCGCATTCCCACGTCCAACTTTTAAATATGCTTGATATTAGTTTGAAAGCATTGTTCGAAGCGAGGCTCAAACTCGAAGGCTTAGGACTTTTGAAAAGCTACGTAAAAACTGAAAATGAGCAGCGTTTTTATATTTACGAAATTTTACCACCTTTATCTCCGGAAAAGTTTTTTTCGGATGGCTTATTAAATATTTATTTATATAGTAAAATCGGCAATGCACAGTTCCAACGTTTACGCCGATTCTTTTCAGATGAAGCAATTGAAACAAGTACATATAGTGAAATCACGAGATCATTCCAAGATGTTTTTGAACCATTTAAAGGTGGTACAGCGGCTGTTCCCGATGAATCGAAGCAAGTGCTAGCAGATAAAATAACACCAAAAGAAATCGAATTTGATGATGCTAGTTTTGATTTTAATTTATTTTTAAGTCTACTATCGCCAAGCATGATAACCCGCGAAAAAATAACGAAAGAAGTGCGTCAAACCATTTTGAAGTTACACGGGATTTATCAAATTTCCGAAAAAGATATGCCGAGTTATTTATATCGTGCAATAGATGCGAGCGGTGAGATTGATATTGTTTTCTTGCGTAAAATTGTTCGCGAAGGTTATACGATTGAAAATGGAGCACCACCAAAGCTGCAAATGAAACAAGAACAAGTCACGACAAAAGATACGGGCGAGGTTTTAAACGACGAAGAGGCTCTGCAAGTATACTTAGAAAGCGTCACGCCGTTCCAACTACTTGTTGATATCTCTGACGGCGCTGTGCCAGCTGAAACGGACTTACGTGTCGTCGAAGAAGTAATGAACCAACAAAATTTACCTGTTCCAGTCATGAATGTCTTAATCGAATATGTTATGCTTCGACTTGACCGGAAGTTGGCCAAAAACTACATGATGACAATTGCCGCGCACTGGAAACGAAAAAATATAAAAACCGCTAAAGAAGCAATGGATTTAGCCTGGCAAGAACATGAAAAATACAAACGTCTCCAAGAAGAACCAGCCACACCTAAAAACACCAATTACAATCGAAATTACCAAAAAGCAGCTAGAAAAGAAATTTTACCGGATTGGTTTGATAAAGAATCCGTTCCTCCAGCTGATAATAAAATGACTGATAAAGAAAAACAAACATTAGAAGAACAAGTTCGTGAAATTAAAGAACGACTAAATAAGAGGTAG
- the mutM gene encoding DNA-formamidopyrimidine glycosylase — MPEMPEVENVRATLQNLVPGKKINQVIVHVPKMIKNTPPDEFVHMLVGQEMEGVRRRGKFLLFDLTNCTILSHLRMEGKFRLMNETDEVSKHTHIIFHFEDHTELRFLDVRKFGTMEVTNKFGEADTNSIKKLGPEPLTPAFTLEAFATGVKKTSRAIKTALLDQKLVAGIGNIYADEICFEAKVRPERAANSLSNKEIKLLFEATKSIMTEAVALGGSTVRTYVNSQGELGRYQEKLKVYGKTGEPCVICGTQIEKIKLNGRGTHFCPNCQK; from the coding sequence ATGCCAGAAATGCCGGAAGTAGAAAATGTCCGCGCAACCTTACAGAATTTAGTTCCAGGTAAAAAAATTAATCAAGTGATTGTTCATGTTCCTAAAATGATTAAAAATACTCCCCCAGATGAATTTGTTCATATGTTAGTTGGTCAAGAAATGGAAGGAGTGCGCCGCCGAGGCAAATTTTTACTATTTGATTTAACAAATTGCACTATTTTGTCTCATTTACGTATGGAAGGTAAGTTCAGGCTAATGAACGAAACAGATGAAGTAAGTAAGCATACCCATATTATTTTTCATTTTGAAGATCATACTGAACTACGCTTTTTAGATGTTCGGAAATTCGGAACGATGGAAGTGACAAATAAATTCGGGGAAGCTGATACAAACTCGATAAAAAAACTCGGACCAGAGCCATTGACTCCCGCTTTTACGTTAGAAGCCTTCGCAACTGGCGTGAAAAAAACAAGCCGCGCGATAAAAACGGCTTTACTTGATCAAAAATTAGTTGCCGGAATTGGAAATATTTATGCGGATGAGATTTGTTTTGAAGCGAAAGTTCGTCCAGAAAGAGCCGCAAACTCGCTTTCTAATAAAGAAATTAAACTATTATTTGAAGCAACAAAAAGCATTATGACAGAAGCTGTTGCGCTTGGTGGTTCCACTGTAAGAACCTATGTGAATTCACAAGGCGAATTAGGGCGCTACCAAGAAAAGTTAAAAGTTTATGGAAAAACAGGCGAACCATGTGTGATTTGCGGGACACAAATAGAAAAAATCAAACTTAATGGGCGAGGAACGCATTTTTGTCCTAATTGTCAAAAATAG
- the coaE gene encoding dephospho-CoA kinase (Dephospho-CoA kinase (CoaE) performs the final step in coenzyme A biosynthesis.): MGKTIGLTGSVATGKSAVSKMIQKAGIPLVDADIAARKVVEPGTEGLAEIVAYFGQEILLADGSLNRPKLADIIFKNEEKRQKLNKITHPRVKEYMLAEQKRYFAMGEKVVFFDIPLLFESHLESLVDQIVVVWVTRETELKRLMERNNLTKEAALARMNSQMGIDEKAKKADFVINNNESLEKTEKQVVAFIDRFVNNE, translated from the coding sequence ATGGGGAAAACAATTGGATTAACGGGTAGTGTAGCGACGGGAAAGTCCGCTGTTAGCAAAATGATTCAAAAAGCAGGAATTCCACTTGTTGATGCTGACATAGCAGCTAGAAAAGTTGTTGAGCCGGGGACAGAAGGTTTGGCCGAAATAGTCGCTTACTTCGGACAAGAAATTTTACTTGCAGATGGCTCGTTAAATCGGCCAAAGTTAGCAGATATTATTTTTAAAAATGAAGAGAAGCGACAAAAATTAAATAAAATTACGCATCCTCGCGTGAAAGAATATATGTTAGCAGAGCAAAAACGTTATTTTGCTATGGGGGAAAAAGTGGTTTTCTTTGATATTCCGCTTTTATTCGAAAGTCATTTAGAATCACTAGTTGATCAAATAGTTGTTGTTTGGGTGACGCGGGAAACAGAATTAAAACGCTTAATGGAGCGCAATAATTTGACGAAAGAAGCTGCTCTAGCCCGAATGAATAGCCAAATGGGAATTGATGAAAAAGCTAAAAAAGCAGACTTTGTGATTAATAATAATGAGTCGCTTGAAAAGACAGAAAAACAAGTTGTGGCATTTATTGACCGTTTTGTTAACAACGAATAG